CCATGAGCAAGATGACCCAAGGCATGGTCGACGCGGCCATGGTCGACGGCATCGTCAAAATCTCCAACGGCCATACCTTCCGCGGGCTCGGCACGGTGATCTCCGGATTCTTCCGCAACCAGTCCGCCAACAAGAAGACCGCGAAAGAACTGGAGTCGTGACCGACGGGCGCCTATCCGCCCAGGCTTCGACCCGATAACCAACACATGCGTCGGCCGGCCGACCAAGCCGCCGGGCGGCCGACGTCTATGAGAGACAACGAGATCAACTGAAGAACGCTAAGGAGCGCATCATGACCGAAACCACCGCCGACAACAAGCAGCTTGGCCCGATCCGCCAGTGGATCAAGGACCATCCGACCATCTGGGAGTTCATCCTGTTCAACGTCCTGTCGAACGTCTCCACGATCTCCCGCTTCGTGGTCACCTGGATCGGCACCGCGATTTTCGTCACGGGCATGGGCCTGACCACGCCGTTCTACTTCCTCATCTTCAACTATCCCGAATCCGGCAACGGTCTGGGCGGCTTCCTCACCTTCCTCTTCGCCGAAGTGATCGCGCAGGTCGTGAACTTCTTCGTGCAGATGAAGTGGGTGTTCAAGTCCGACTCCAGCTTCAAGGATGCCGCCTGGAAGTACGCGATCCTCGCCGTGGTCATCGTGGTCGTCAACCTCGTGCTGCCGGGCTACGTCACCTCGCTGTGCCAGGGCTGGGGCATGGGCGCCGGCATCGCCGGAACCATCGCCTCCGTGGTGAACACGCTGCTCGCGGTTATCGTGAGCTACCCGCTGCTCAAGTTCTGGATCATGCCCAAGAACAAGGACGCCAAGGCGGACGACGCCAAGTAATCCCGAGTAACCCTTTTCGACTTCTCTTTCTCCTTTCCTCGACAGCAAGCCGCCGCGCAGCCACAAGCCGCGCGGCGGCTTCGCTTATGCGCCCGTATGTTCGCTGGTCGGGTATGCCGGGTTTCGCATGCCCTGTTGCGTGGCGGCATTGTGTAATCCGATTATTCTGATATCAAGGCACCCCCTCTAAACCCCCACGAAAAGCTGCTTCGCGTCCCCTTTTTCTTTTACGCCATGTCAACGCGATTCCCCAATAACCTCCGAAATGCCCATTTTTAACCACCCTAATCCCCGTTATTTGACTTCGTGAGCGGGGGGGGGGCAACATGGACGGAACTAATGCCCTCCTCGCCGGCATGCATACCGTTACAGGGGTCGTGTACGTGATTTCGCGATGGCTCGTCCCGGTTCCCGGTCCGTATGGACTTGGCGGCCCGGCTGGGGTGGCTGGAAGACAGTGGAGAGCGTATGCGGGCCGCCGGCTGGCCCGCGGATGTGTTGAATGGGAGAAGCCACTCATGGTTGTTCGTTGGCTTGAGGTCGTCGGCAGGACGGCGTGCGCCGTGGCGGAGCGATTATTGCCGTGCGTGTGCGCGCTGGCGATGATGGTCGGCGTGGGTGTGACCGCATCCACCGCATCCGCCGAGGAGAATGAACCTGCGGCGCAGACGAATGCGTCCACAGCGCAGCAGACGGCTGATTGGGATCCGGCGAACGCAACGGCATTCACGGAGTACAATCCGGCCGATGTGCAGGGCGGTTTGACGGATATGCGCATCACGCTGAATGGCCAGGATGCCACTGCGACGTCCAATGTTGCCACCGACAGTGGCTATGACTATAGCTTAGGGTTCCAAAAAATAGACGTCACCAGCGAGAAAGCTCGTAAAGCCGTGGTGAAGGCGAATTTCAAGTGCTCGATTTCCAATCTGGCGACTGAGAGCAATAAGCACAACCTGACGCTGGCCCAGAACGAGACCGAGTTGATGGCGGTTGCGGGCGCAAGCACCCAGAAGGCAGCCTATTATTTTCTGGCGTCCAACTGTTTCGGCAGTGAATCGTGGACTGTTCAGAGCCCTGATACGTTCGAGAACTCACCCTATGTGTGGCGTGTGGATGGACAGCGGGCGACGAATTCCAACAACCTCCCGTATTATGTGAAAAATATCGGTCTGCCGGCGAACGAGGGGTATGTGTATGACGGCGTGTGGCTGAAGTACAAGGGCCAGCTGCGCATGCGCCTGTCATGGGTGGGCACGGTCAACAACAAACGGTATGTGCTGGCCTACGACGACAAGAAGGATTCAGCCAGTCAGTGCAAGCCGTGGGTGGAGACGAGCGAGGCCAACAAGTGCATGCTGACCGAGGTGCCGGAGGGCGCGACGGTCGTGGTGTCGTTCGTGAATACGAATAAGGCCAAGGTAGGGTACAAAGCGCTGGCTTTCAACGGCACAAACACTGGCCTTAGCCAAAGTAGCTACAATACAAACGCGGCGACAGCCATCGAGGGCGACACGCTCGCGCAGGGCGTCGGCGACACGGTGAATTTCCAGGTGACGAAGCGGTTCGCGGGAAGTCAGTTGGATATCTTTGTGGGCGACAAGTATTCCAGCAATTCGGATACCTGCACTGAAGACTCTAAGTGGATATACTCCAGCTCGACCGGTGTCGTCTCCAACAATCTTCCCACCAATGTGTCTCTGAATGCGGGGACTCTCAGCCCGAGCACGAACGTCCAGACGTTCACCCTGACCTCCACCGGTAACACGACGTTGAAGCAGGCGTATCCGAACAATTTTGTGCTGTGCGCGAAGGAAACCATCAGCAAAAACAACACCACGACCGCGGCAGACGGTCTGACCGGCTCGGACCACACAGTGACGGTCAGCTCCCATTCCGCTCTTATGGCGGGTGGCGAAATCGATAATGCAAGCCTCACATCGAACGGTCAGCAGGTCCTAGGCCTGGTTACGGCGACGCATAACTGGGATCAGAATAAGCACCAGAGAGGGGAGATCCATGTGTCCAGCTCGGATATGCTGCGCTACGCCTCCGATAATACTAACCTCAACGAGTCGATCGGCTCGGAAGCGAGACGATATAACTCGTCAACAGAGATACGTGACGCTGTCAAAAAGGTCGTGAATAGAACTGGCGCGCGCTGGACGAACAACTACTATTGGCTGACGACCAGGGATGGTAAGTATGAGAACACCGAATTATATGGGTTGGGATCCGGTGGTCGTGGCCGTTACGGCGAGTCTCAGTACACAGATTTGCAGAACAAGAGCCTGAGTGTGTACAACGGCGGCACGATGATGATCGTGACACACAACGACATCTCTGTCGGAGGCAGCGTGCCCAACTTTGGCTGGTCGCAGGTGTTGACGCATGTGACATTGTGCGCGACGGCCGCATGCGATGCGACTGCGGAGCGTGTGGAGATCCCTCCGTACCAGGGAGTTAGCGGAGGTGACCCTACTAGCGGCACTGAACCCAGCGGCGGCAAGGAGCCTAATGTTCATTACTGCGGTTCCACCATCGAGCTGACGAAGGGTGCCCTCAGAGGGGTGAAGGTAACGGTGTGCGAGTCGCCTGGCTACTATCGCGCGAGCGATTCGTCCCAGCATCAGTCGTTGCAGTCGATGCATCCGTACTACGTTGTTCTGGAAGGCGTGACGGCGGACGTGACCGTGAGGCTGAACTGGTCGAAGGTGTTGAACCCCTTGCTGGTTGCGGGTTCGGCCGTCGGCATCTCGGAAATGTCGCTGCATAAGGCAGCGTGGAGGAACAACCAGTTTGAACACGCCACCGGATCATCGGAATGGGCTGCGATGACGGGGTGGAACTCGTCCGCCAGTGTCGAATGGAGAGCCTACACGAACGCTATCCAGACTGCCCTGCCTACGAACGGCGGACAATTTGGCAACGGGTTCCTGATACGACTGAAACTGGCACCGGGCTACACGAACCATGCGATATATTACAGGACTTCGAACGGCGTGAACCAAAAGTTGACGATGATGGCTGACTACAGAGAGTACTTGCCGTCCACGAAGGACTGGAATGCGGACAACGGTAGCGAAACCGTCCACTCGCAGGTCTGGGGCCAACATAGGAACGAGTGCGGCTACGCCTCTACGACCGATCCCTATCTGTACTGTTACATATACGACAACTCCAGCAAGACAGGCAATGTCACTTATAAGATTGACGTCACGGCGACCCCAGTCGTGTACAAGGCGCACTTTTCCGCAGGCAAGGGTGTGAGCGTGGGTACGAGTGATGGTCAGGTCGACGCAAGCTCGATGCCGTCGGATATCACGCTCAATCTGGCTTCCCAGTCGCAGACGAATTTGAGCATCGAGGTGCAGAGCGAGATGCCCAAGCGCAGCAAGGTCAACAACACGCAGTACTACTTCCAGGGATGGAAAGCCTACTGGTGCACGAACCTTGCATGCACGACGCCGGGCGATGAGATCACGCTGCTCGAGAACTTGCTAGGCAGGTTGCTTCAGCCGGGTGATGTGATTCCACTGGGCAAGTTCACGATTCCGGACGGCGCGTACGGCGTGATCCTGGAAGCGCAGTGGGATGATGACAACACAGTGCAGCTGATTGACACGTCCTTGGGTAAGGCATACTACTATTACGTTGACTCGAGCGGGAACGTGTCGTGGGTGGAGTTCGATGAGAGTGCCGTGTCCGACACGGCCGGCAAGAGCGCCTTGGCGGCGTTCCGGGAGACGTCTCCGAAGTTCATCCAACCGGTTCCCAACATGTATGACAGTGGCAAGGTCGCGACCACGTACTCGTTCGGTGCGGCGCCGGCGACGCTGACCGGTACGACTGTGAAGACGGACGGCACCGGCACGCAGAGTGAGGTGACCCTGACGTTGGTTTCCGAGCTGAATTGCGCCGGCCTGTTGGGCGATTCCGTGTCCGACGACCAGAAGAAGGTATATTGCCAGTCGGGCGAGGTGATGTTGGCCGACAACGTGACGAAGGTCCTCGGCCTGGGCAATGACATCGGCTCGCGCGTTATCGCCAATCCTACGGACAATAGCGACGCGGTCGCCGCGGACGGCACCTTGTCAGTTCATTCGCAGTCGCTGCGTATCGCGGTGTATCGTGTCGAGGCGCAGGTCTCCTATGACGACAACATCTCCTCGCTGTCGAGCGCGAGTCTGACCGACAGCAGAGGCGCGGACGTGGACAAGACGTCGATCGCGTCGACGCTGCAGGCGTACCCCGAATACACGGGCCGATATCTGTTCGACAACTACCGTCTGCCCACGGTGAGCGCGGAAGCGGATAAGACCTCGCTGGATGCGAGCGCGACGCTGCAGTGGGTGGTCAAAGATACCAGTTCGCGCACGGTCAGTTTCCTGGGCTGGGGCGATTCGGCCACCACGGCTGAGGGGTCTGAGGTCACGCCGAATAGCACGGTGCGACGCGCCTCCACGTACACTGCGGCCAACGGGAGCGATCCCGCGTCGTCGGCCACTTGGTTCGGTGTGTGGAAGGCGAGCATGCCGCCCGTCAGCCAACTGCCTCTGACCGGCACCAAGCCGTGGTGGATGCAGGTGATCGTGCCGGCGGTGTCGGTCGCCCTGCTGGGCCTGGCCGCATGGCTGCGCTGGCGCAAGGGCTCGCAACTGTGGAGCAACCACGCATAAGTAATACTTACCATCCCAATCAATCACAACAGGCAGAGGCCGCGTCCCACCGCTTTCGGGCGGAGGTCGCGGCCTTTGTTCTTCCGTCTCGTCCGTCGGTGTCGGAGCTCCTCCACCCATCCCCACGCGACGGCATCGTGTAAATTCGACCACCCCCACGCGGCGGCATCGTGTAATATTGAGTATGTTCATACGGCGGCATCGTGTAAATCTGGCAATCACCACACGGCGGCATCGTGATAAGAGGTTCGGTATGTTGAAGCGAAAAGCGTTGCAGGAGCTTGTCTCTTGGAAAAACTGCGCGAATGGCAAAGAGGCGTTGTTGATTGAAGGGGCCCGTCGTGTGGGGAAAAGCACTGTGGCTCAGGAATTCGGAAGAAGCGAGTATGAATCCACCATTCTCGTGGATTTCTCCCGGTTCCCTAAAGATGTCAGGTCGATTTTTGAGGAGCAGAAAGACGATCTGGATACGTTCTTCATGATGCTTTCCGTCTATTACCGAACCCAACTTGTGCGGCGGCGCTCCCTGATCATCTTTGACGAGGTTCAGCTGTACCCACCCGCGCGTGAGATGATCAAACATCTGGTGGCGGATGGGCGTTATGACTATGTGGAGACCGGATCGCTGATCTCCATCAAACGCAACGTCGAAAACATCCTGATCCCATCCGAGGAGTCGAAGCTTCAGATGGGGCCGATGGATTTCGAGGAATTCTGTTGGGCGATGGAGGAGGATCTGCTGGCCGATGCGATACGAGAGGCTTTTACCAAATTGAAGCCGCTGCCGGACGCGCTGCATAAGCGCGCGATGAGGATGTGGCGAGAATACATGCTGGTCGGAGGCATGCCGCAGGTCGTGGATGCGTACGTGGCGAACCGGGATTTTGGCGAGGCGGATCGAATCAAGCGCAATATCCTGGGCCTGTACAGTGACGACATCGGCAAGTTTGCGAACGGCGACGCGGGGCGTGTGCGCGACATCTTTGCGCGGATTCCCGGTCAGCTGTCCAAGCATGAGAAGAAATTCACACTCGCCTCGATCGACGCCGACGCGCGTTCCCGGGATTACGATTCCGCCTTCTTCTGGCTGGACGACGCTCGGCTGGTCAACATATGCCGCAATTCGACCGACCCGACCGTCGGCCTTGGACTGTACGAGGACAATGCGTCGTTCAAATGCTATATGGCGGATACCGGCCTGCTGGTGTCTCAGACGTTCGCAGACCGGCAATCCACTCCTGATGAGGTTTATCGCGATATCCTATTCGACAAACTCTCCTTGAACGAAGGCATGCTTGTGGAGAATGCGGTGGCCCAGCAGCTCAAAGCCGCCGGCCGGCGCCTGTTCTTCTTCTCTCGCTACGCGAAAGGCGATGCGGCGAACACCATGGAAATCGACTTCCTCATCGTACGCGAGTATGACAACGCCGCCATGAAACCGCGCGTGAGCCCGGTGGAGGTGAAGTCGACCAAACGGTATGGAACGTCTTCGCTGAACAAGTTCCGCAAGGCATACGGCCAACGGCTGGGCAAGGAATACGTATTGCATCCAAGACAGCTCCAAGTGGATGGGGATCGCATCAGCCTACCTCTTTACATGAGCGGATGCCTGTGACCGAAGCCAAGGCGGCCGCCTGATGAAACCGAACGACCGTGTTGCCCGTGAAGAAATAGTGCATCGTTGTAGGGACTCGCCGTATTTCGTGGACACGCCCTTGCCAACGTCGCATCCGCGTGTATAGTGGAACGTGGCTCAAAGAAGAGAGCTCTTCCGAGAACCACGACAAGTAAACGCCGAAGTTTGCGGCATGCCGTTGATGATGTAGTTGGCGGTAGGCAATGCGCTGAAGCACCGAAACAGTAAAAATCCCTTTTACTACGGATCGTTGAGCACGTACCTGCTCATGAAAGGAAATATTATGGCAGAAGTCGTATTCGACCACGTCACTCGCGTCTACCCGGGCAACGATAAGCCCTCTGTGGATGATCTGAATCTTGAAATCAAGGACGGCGAGTTCCTCGTCCTGGTTGGTCCCTCCGGTTGTGGTAAGTCCACCACGCTGCGTATGTTGGCTGGCCTCGAAGAGGTCAACAAGGGCCGCATCCTCATCGGTGGCAAGGATGTCACCACCATGCAGCCGAAGGACCGCGACATCGCCATGGTGTTCCAGAACTACGCGCTGTATCCGCACATGACCGTCGCCGACAACATGGGCTTCGCCCTGAAGATCGCCGGCACCCCGAAGGAAGAGATCCGCAAGCGCGTCGAGAAGGCCGCTGAGATCCTCGACCTCACCGAATACCTCGACCGCAAGCCGAAGGCTCTGTCCGGCGGCCAGCGTCAGCGCGTGGCCATGGGCCGCGCCATCGTGCGTGAGCCGAAGGTGTTCCTCATGGATGAGCCTCTGTCGAACCTCGACGCGAAGCTCCGTGTGCAGACCCGTACTCAGATCGCCGCACTGCAGCGTCAGCTGGGTGTCACCACCCTGTACGTTACCCACGACCAGACCGAGGCTCTGACGATGGGCGACCGCATCGCCGTCATCAAGCTCGGCATCCTGCAGCAGGTCGGCGCTCCGACCGAGCTGTACGATCGCCCGGCCAACGTCTTCGTCGCCGGCTTCATCGGCTCCCCGTCGATGAACCTCAACACCCACCCGGTGGTCGACGGCAAGGCGCAGATCGGCGAAGACACTGTCCAGCTGCCCACCGAGGCCGTCAGCAAGCTGACCGCCGAGGACAACGGCCAGATCGTCGTCGGCTTCCGTCCGGAAGACGCCGACCTTGCCGCCGCTGATGATCCGAACGCGTTCTCGCTGAAGGTCGTCAACGTCGAGGATCTGGGTTCCGACGGCTACATCTACGGCAACATCATCACCGATGGTTCCTCCGCCCAGGAAGCCCAGCTCATGTCCGACCAGAACAAGCTCACCACGGTTCGCGTGAACCCGCGTGCGCTGCCGAAGGTCGGCGCGACGGTCAAGATCAAGATCGATCCGGCCAAGATGCACCTCTTCGCTCCGTCGACCGAGCTGCGTCTGAACTAAGCTTGGCGGGATGAGAGTCCTGTCAACCATTAAACGAGACGTTTCTCTTCCTCTCTAACCGTCTCGTTGGAAAAGCCCCGCGTTGCTGCGGGGCTTTTCTTCGTTTTCCGGTGTATTCTGACCGCGCGGTCGGGTAGATTGGTACACATGATGCAATCAGGAATGGATTTGTCGCAGTTGGATCCGCGCGCAGCCAAAGCAACTTCAGTTCAGGCGCTGGACGAAAGCGCCACTAACGTCGAGCCCCAGGCGTTGAAGATCACCGCCGCAAGCTCCAATCCGAAGATGTTCACGCTGCCGTGGCATATGCCGCTGGCCACCTGGCCGCAGGAGCTGCTGGCCAACCTGCCGCGAGGCATCTCCCGCCACGTCGTGCGTTTCGTACACGTGGGCGACGAGGTGTACGCCATGAAGGAGATCACCCGTCAGGTCGCCGAGCGCGAGTATGAGATGCTGCGGCGCTTGGAGAAGCTGGAACTGCCGTGCGTCACGCCGATCGCGGTCGTCACCGGCCGTCATGATCGGGAAGGCGAGCCGCTGGAGGCGATTCTCGTCACCAAGCATCTGAAGTTCTCGCTGCCGTACCGCGCCCTGTTCGCGCGCAACCTGCGCCCCGACACCGCCGAGCGTCTGATCGACGCGCTGGCAGTGCTGATGGTGCGCCTGCATCTCGCCGGCTTCTACTGGGGCGATGTGAGCCTGTCGAACGTGCTGTTCCTGCGTGACGCCGACGCGTTCTCCGCATTCCTGGTGGACGCCGAAACCGGCGATTTGCAGATGACGCTGACCGAAGGCCAGCGCGAATACGATATCGATCTGGCCCGCACGAATATCATCGGCGAACTGATGGATCTGAGCTCCGGCAAGCTGCTGCCGGGCGATGTGGACGAGATCGAGGTGGGCAACCGTTTGGTCGACCGCTACCACTCGCTGTGGAGCGCGCTCACCGACACTGACAAGTTCAATCCGGACGAGATGTGGAAGATCGAGAAGCGCGTCAACAAGCTTAACGAGCTCGGCTTCGACGTGGACGAGCTGGAGATGAAAACCGCGGAGGATGGCAAGCGCATTCTGGTACGCCCCCGCGTGGTCGACGCCGGCTACGCCTCCCGTAAGCTGCTGCGCCTGACAGGCTTGGACGTGCAGGAGAACCAGGCCCGCCGTCTGCTCAACGATTTGGACGCCTACCGCGCCTCCACATGGCGTGAGGGCGAGGAGATCGAAATCGTCGCCACCGACTGGATGCGTGAGGTGTTCGAACCCACCACGCGTATGATTCCGCGTGAATACCGCTCGCAGATCGAACCCGCGCAGTTCTTCCACGAGGTGCTCACCCATCGGTGGTATTTGGCCGAACAGGTCGGTCATGACGTGCCGATGGCCGAAGCGGTGCAAAGCTATATCGAATCCGCCCTGCCGAAGTACAAGCTCGACCAGAAGGCCGTCGACGCGTTGAATGAAGAGGCCGATTCCGGCGTGGTGGACGACGAATACACCTACAACGACCCGGACGACGACGGCTACAACCCCGACGACGACCCCGACGCGGCCGTCTGGAGCCACTAGCGCTCTCCGTCATCCTGAGCGGAGCGCTGTTCCCTTCCTGTCATGCTGAGCGGAGCGCAGCGGAGTCGAAGCATCTCATAGCGTTGGATGCCTGGAGATCCTTGCGCCTCGGCTTCGCCCTCCACTCAGGATGACGAGGAGAGAGAGGTGTTCCGCTCAGCTATTGGCTGCGGCCTCGCGGCGGGCGCGGTCGACGGCGTACAGCGAGATGCCCGCGGCCACCGAGGCGTTCAGCGATTCCACCGAGCTGGAGATCGGAATGCCGGCGATGGCGTCGCACGCCTCACGCACCAAACGGCTCAACCCCTTGCCTTCCGAACCGAGCACAATCACCAGCGGATCAGCCTCGAATCCGGTCTCGCCCACGAGCTTGTCGCCGCCGCCGTCAAGGCCGACGGTGTAGTAGCCGCGTTCGCGCAGGCTTTCGATCGCCTTGGTCAGATTCACCACGCGGGCCACCGGCAGATGCGCGGCCGCGCCGGCCGACACCTTCCATGCGGCGGCGGTCACCGAAGCGGAACGACGCTCGGGCAGAATCACGCCGTTCGCGCCGAAAGCGGCGGCGGAACGGATCACCGCGCCAAGGTTCTGCGGATCGGTCACGCCGTCAAGCGCGATGAACAGCGGACGGGCCTTGATACGCGCGGCTGCGGAATTCGCCGCCTCCATGGCGCGCGCCTTCTTCTCGGCGCGGTCGGCGAGCTCGGCCAGCGAGGAATACTGGTAGGGCTGCACTTTGAGGATCACGCCCTGATGGTTGCCGGAACGCGCGATGCGATCCATCTCCAAGCGGTCGGCCTCCAGCATATGCAGGCCGTTCGCGCTGGCGATCTTCACGATCTCGCGCGTGCGGTCGTCATGCTCGAGACGCGAAAGGATGTACAGCGTGTTCGACGGCACGCCCACACGTAGCGCCTCCAGCACGGAATTGCGGCCGAACACCAGGTCGGTCGCGTCGGCCGCGAACTTGTCGGCGCGGCGACGGGCCGCGAGACGCGGATCGGCCGCCTTGCGCTTATCGGCCTCCTTCTTGGCGAAATACGCCTTGTGATACACGCGGTCCTCAGCCTTGGGCGTCGGGCCGTGGCCCCTCAGGGCATTGCGATGCTTGCCACCCGACCCCTTGGTCGGTCCTTTTTTCATAGCCATACCCGCCATTGTCCCAGCACCCCGCCCCAAATAGTCGAATGCTTGTGTGTGGGCTGTGGGCGCGAGAAAGACGCATATCTCACTCGATGGTGGAGTGTTGCGTTGCGGGTCGAACTGGAATCGGATAGCATGGTTCACGCACCTAATGCAACGTTGTACTCAATCAGCGGTCACGGCACCGAAAGCTGTGGCTGGTCGGCTTTGCTGCGGTGGGCAACGCGCTGCCATCCGAAGCGTGTATTCGATTATGCCTACATTTTCAATTGTATGGAGTGATTCATGAGTACAACCATTGAGCGTCAGGCTCGTTTGAGTTTGCATGCCTTCGACTATGCCAACGTCACACTCGCGGACGGGCATTGGAAACGACAGCGGGACTATGTTGTTGAGCTGTATTTGTCGCTGGATGACGAAGATATTCTCAAAAGCGCGTTGCGTGGCACTGATGTGCATACGCAGGCGCATGGGCTGCCTGGCTGGGGTGGGACATGCGGACAGATGCTCGCCTCTTTCGCCAAATTGCACGCTGTCACCGGCGACTTCCGGCTCCGGGTCAAAGCCATCGATCTGTTCGAACGCTGGGCTGAGCTTGTGGATGAGAACCCCGAACTGCTTAGGCTTGGCACCTACGACTACGAGAAGATGCTCGGCGGATTGCTTGACATGGATGAGTTCATGGGGTGTGGGCGCGTAAAGGATTACATCTCCCGGCTGACCGATCAGGCGGTCGACACCTTCGACAGAGGTATTCCGCGTGATGGTTTGCAGGACGCCGGCATGAAGGGGCAAATCGAATGGTATACGCTGCCTGAAAATCTGTACAGGGCCTACGAGCGGTATGGCGACGAGAAATACAGAAATTACGCCGATGAGTGGCGCTACGACTATCTGTGGGACAAGCTACGTGCGCACGACTCGAAAATCGGCGCTCGACATGCCTACAGCCATGTCAACGCATTATCAAGTCTGGCTCGAGCGTATGAGGTTGATGGCGATGAGCGCGATTTGGACGTGTTGCGCATCGCCTATGACGAGTTGTTGGCGAACCACACGTACGCGACCGGCGGTTATGGCCCCGGTGAGAACCTGTTCGTGGATCGTGACGGGTATATGGGCTTCATGTTGATGTCGCCGTGGGATTTGGCCGGTGAGGACCCGACTTTCGTGAACTTCGCGGGGGAGCGGGTGGCTCGTAGCGACGCTTGGGGGAGCTGTGAGGTGTCCTGCTGCTCCTGGGCGGTATTCAAATTCTGCAACTATATGCTGCGGTTCACCGGTGAGGCGAAATACGGCGTCTGGGCCGAACGCGTGCTGCTCAACTGTGTGGGTGGGCAGCCGGATATCAAGCCCAACGGTG
Above is a window of Bifidobacterium eulemuris DNA encoding:
- a CDS encoding GtrA family protein, which encodes MTETTADNKQLGPIRQWIKDHPTIWEFILFNVLSNVSTISRFVVTWIGTAIFVTGMGLTTPFYFLIFNYPESGNGLGGFLTFLFAEVIAQVVNFFVQMKWVFKSDSSFKDAAWKYAILAVVIVVVNLVLPGYVTSLCQGWGMGAGIAGTIASVVNTLLAVIVSYPLLKFWIMPKNKDAKADDAK
- a CDS encoding ATP-binding protein translates to MLKRKALQELVSWKNCANGKEALLIEGARRVGKSTVAQEFGRSEYESTILVDFSRFPKDVRSIFEEQKDDLDTFFMMLSVYYRTQLVRRRSLIIFDEVQLYPPAREMIKHLVADGRYDYVETGSLISIKRNVENILIPSEESKLQMGPMDFEEFCWAMEEDLLADAIREAFTKLKPLPDALHKRAMRMWREYMLVGGMPQVVDAYVANRDFGEADRIKRNILGLYSDDIGKFANGDAGRVRDIFARIPGQLSKHEKKFTLASIDADARSRDYDSAFFWLDDARLVNICRNSTDPTVGLGLYEDNASFKCYMADTGLLVSQTFADRQSTPDEVYRDILFDKLSLNEGMLVENAVAQQLKAAGRRLFFFSRYAKGDAANTMEIDFLIVREYDNAAMKPRVSPVEVKSTKRYGTSSLNKFRKAYGQRLGKEYVLHPRQLQVDGDRISLPLYMSGCL
- a CDS encoding ABC transporter ATP-binding protein, yielding MAEVVFDHVTRVYPGNDKPSVDDLNLEIKDGEFLVLVGPSGCGKSTTLRMLAGLEEVNKGRILIGGKDVTTMQPKDRDIAMVFQNYALYPHMTVADNMGFALKIAGTPKEEIRKRVEKAAEILDLTEYLDRKPKALSGGQRQRVAMGRAIVREPKVFLMDEPLSNLDAKLRVQTRTQIAALQRQLGVTTLYVTHDQTEALTMGDRIAVIKLGILQQVGAPTELYDRPANVFVAGFIGSPSMNLNTHPVVDGKAQIGEDTVQLPTEAVSKLTAEDNGQIVVGFRPEDADLAAADDPNAFSLKVVNVEDLGSDGYIYGNIITDGSSAQEAQLMSDQNKLTTVRVNPRALPKVGATVKIKIDPAKMHLFAPSTELRLN
- a CDS encoding DUF4032 domain-containing protein, with the protein product MQSGMDLSQLDPRAAKATSVQALDESATNVEPQALKITAASSNPKMFTLPWHMPLATWPQELLANLPRGISRHVVRFVHVGDEVYAMKEITRQVAEREYEMLRRLEKLELPCVTPIAVVTGRHDREGEPLEAILVTKHLKFSLPYRALFARNLRPDTAERLIDALAVLMVRLHLAGFYWGDVSLSNVLFLRDADAFSAFLVDAETGDLQMTLTEGQREYDIDLARTNIIGELMDLSSGKLLPGDVDEIEVGNRLVDRYHSLWSALTDTDKFNPDEMWKIEKRVNKLNELGFDVDELEMKTAEDGKRILVRPRVVDAGYASRKLLRLTGLDVQENQARRLLNDLDAYRASTWREGEEIEIVATDWMREVFEPTTRMIPREYRSQIEPAQFFHEVLTHRWYLAEQVGHDVPMAEAVQSYIESALPKYKLDQKAVDALNEEADSGVVDDEYTYNDPDDDGYNPDDDPDAAVWSH
- the rlmB gene encoding 23S rRNA (guanosine(2251)-2'-O)-methyltransferase RlmB, translating into MAMKKGPTKGSGGKHRNALRGHGPTPKAEDRVYHKAYFAKKEADKRKAADPRLAARRRADKFAADATDLVFGRNSVLEALRVGVPSNTLYILSRLEHDDRTREIVKIASANGLHMLEADRLEMDRIARSGNHQGVILKVQPYQYSSLAELADRAEKKARAMEAANSAAARIKARPLFIALDGVTDPQNLGAVIRSAAAFGANGVILPERRSASVTAAAWKVSAGAAAHLPVARVVNLTKAIESLRERGYYTVGLDGGGDKLVGETGFEADPLVIVLGSEGKGLSRLVREACDAIAGIPISSSVESLNASVAAGISLYAVDRARREAAANS
- a CDS encoding beta-L-arabinofuranosidase domain-containing protein, with the protein product MSTTIERQARLSLHAFDYANVTLADGHWKRQRDYVVELYLSLDDEDILKSALRGTDVHTQAHGLPGWGGTCGQMLASFAKLHAVTGDFRLRVKAIDLFERWAELVDENPELLRLGTYDYEKMLGGLLDMDEFMGCGRVKDYISRLTDQAVDTFDRGIPRDGLQDAGMKGQIEWYTLPENLYRAYERYGDEKYRNYADEWRYDYLWDKLRAHDSKIGARHAYSHVNALSSLARAYEVDGDERDLDVLRIAYDELLANHTYATGGYGPGENLFVDRDGYMGFMLMSPWDLAGEDPTFVNFAGERVARSDAWGSCEVSCCSWAVFKFCNYMLRFTGEAKYGVWAERVLLNCVGGQPDIKPNGELLYYSNYFADGGIKSTVDRRLQREGQNFQWQCCSGTFPQDVAEYANMLYYSDGSALYVSQYLPSSVECSIDGRRVRVENFSDWPRDNVARFRVAPDIPGVFALRFRVPDWADGHNVVRINGRVVDVQATPNTWLNLEREWCSGDVVELDFPRRLRFVPVDRRNRNLVALMYGPVVLVSSEMTMLVGDRDHPESWIIPVEGESMVFRTLPGHTGALDFVCRTFEPYYLYPEDRWYFMYHRIYRDDAEEKDVTRGANMG